The region TCATGTCTAAAGAGAAAATAGAAACAGTTGTCGAGAAACTTGTTTCCGATATTATTGCTGACAGCCAAATTGAACTGGTCGATGTTGAATATGTTAAAGAACGCGATTGGTATCTAAGGGTTTTTCTCGACAAACAAACAGGGATTGAGATTGACGATTGCCAGTGGGTGAGCGAACGGCTGGAAGCTAAGCTGGATGAGCTTGATTTAATTAAGGGTCACTACTATCTTGAAGTTTCTTCTCCTGGCCTTGACCGCCCGCTAAAAAAGGAACGCGACTTTATCCGCCATGCCGGTGATAAAGTAGAGATAAAAACTTATGAGCCTATCAATGGTCAAAAGTTGCTTGTAGGAACGTTGCTTGGAGCGGTTGGCCACGATATCTGTATTGATGTCGACGGGCAACCCTTGAGTGTTCCACGCGATAAAGTAGCGCAAGTAAGGTTACATATTGAGTTTTAAAGCACTGAAAATTGAATAGGGGGAATGTTTATGAATGCAGAATTTATGCAAGCATTTGAACAACTGGGAAGAGAAAAAGGTATTGCGCCTGAAGTACTGTTTGACGCTATCGAAGCTGCTTTGATTTCAGCGTATAAACGCAACTTCGGCTCGGCGCAGAATGTGCGGGTATCATTAGACCGGAGTACTGGAGAAATACATGTGTATGCCCGGAAAAATGTTGTTCAAGATGTAAGCGACCCGCGTCTTGAACTGTCATTGAATGAAGCTAAAATGATTGATCCGCGGTATGAGCTTGACGATATAGTTGAACTTGAGGTTACGCCTAAAAACTTTGGCCGTATTGCCGCCCAGACGGCTAAGCAAGTTGTTGTTCAGCGCATCAGGGAAGCTGAGCGAGGAATGATTTATGAGGAGTTCTCTAACCGGGAAAGCGATATTGTAACAGGTATTGTCCAGCGGATTGAGCAAAAAAATGTATTCATTGATTTGGGTAAAGCCGAAGCTATCTTAGCACCATCTGAACAAATTGCTGATGAGATATATAAACACGGTGACCGGCTAAAAACTTATATAGTTGAAGTTAAAAAAACTACCAAAGGGCCGCAAATACTGGTGTCTCGTACGCATCCCGGCCTTTTGAAGCGTCTGTTTGA is a window of Sporomusaceae bacterium ACPt DNA encoding:
- the rimP gene encoding Ribosome maturation factor RimP gives rise to the protein MSKEKIETVVEKLVSDIIADSQIELVDVEYVKERDWYLRVFLDKQTGIEIDDCQWVSERLEAKLDELDLIKGHYYLEVSSPGLDRPLKKERDFIRHAGDKVEIKTYEPINGQKLLVGTLLGAVGHDICIDVDGQPLSVPRDKVAQVRLHIEF
- the nusA gene encoding Transcription termination/antitermination protein NusA; protein product: MNAEFMQAFEQLGREKGIAPEVLFDAIEAALISAYKRNFGSAQNVRVSLDRSTGEIHVYARKNVVQDVSDPRLELSLNEAKMIDPRYELDDIVELEVTPKNFGRIAAQTAKQVVVQRIREAERGMIYEEFSNRESDIVTGIVQRIEQKNVFIDLGKAEAILAPSEQIADEIYKHGDRLKTYIVEVKKTTKGPQILVSRTHPGLLKRLFELEVPEIHDGVVEIKSVAREPGLRSKIAVYSRDETVDPVGACVGHKGMRVQTIVNELKGEKIDIVKWNADPAKYIANALSPAKVVSVEVQEAEKMSRVVVPDYQLSLAIGKEGQNARLAAKLTGWKIDIKSESQAAQSPAFSPNPLQEELV